A window of the Mesotoga prima MesG1.Ag.4.2 genome harbors these coding sequences:
- a CDS encoding TetR/AcrR family transcriptional regulator yields MENSDRKTMRHERRRQFFIKAAQELMKEGDESKLTAKSIAERAGYSASSLYDYFESLDKLLVMSVDEFMAEIGDMTEVEIEKCDRVTDCVEAAYLIFAEYFLDNPLLFRTIFLAPGSSRAKFFSNPELMPKFCEMGMKRLESLRQFDESLGLKKGSSLIIEQILTPEMFGILFMYFQGLYEVSKEEAIQMLKRNIDHVLEPFRELEEKTISSKERLGGKK; encoded by the coding sequence GTGGAGAATTCTGATAGAAAGACCATGCGCCACGAAAGAAGAAGACAATTCTTCATAAAGGCCGCGCAGGAACTGATGAAAGAAGGGGACGAGTCTAAGCTGACTGCAAAGTCGATAGCCGAGCGAGCTGGTTATTCCGCTTCCAGCCTTTATGATTACTTCGAGAGTCTGGACAAATTACTGGTGATGAGTGTGGATGAATTCATGGCCGAGATCGGAGACATGACGGAAGTAGAGATAGAGAAGTGTGACAGAGTAACAGACTGTGTCGAGGCTGCCTACTTGATTTTCGCGGAGTACTTTCTCGACAATCCTCTTCTCTTCAGAACTATCTTCCTGGCTCCGGGGAGTTCGAGAGCGAAGTTCTTCAGCAATCCCGAACTGATGCCTAAATTCTGCGAAATGGGTATGAAGAGGTTGGAATCATTGCGACAATTTGATGAGTCCTTGGGTTTGAAAAAGGGTAGCTCATTGATTATAGAACAGATACTAACACCTGAAATGTTCGGGATACTGTTCATGTACTTTCAGGGATTATACGAGGTTTCGAAGGAAGAAGCTATTCAAATGCTGAAAAGAAACATCGATCACGTTCTAGAACCTTTTAGAGAACTTGAAGAAAAGACTATTTCGAGCAAGGAAAGATTGGGAGGTAAGAAATGA
- a CDS encoding radical SAM protein, translated as MSNWNILFNDSLRNFFGTAIKIAVKNPAQIAFMAKTAKNQREAAAVRDRFEAEGLHVPPVMIASITSKCNLNCVGCYSNAKKLRTDREITASHFRSILEQSVELGISIVLMAGGEPFMRKDILQTAAEFPQILFPVFTNGTMIDDNTVEWLKEHRNIVPIVSIEGNEGDTDTRRGAGIYRNALEVIASLKESGSFFGVSITATSQNHIKITERRFVNNVVKLGAKLVFYIEFVPLTPGTMNLVLNQEQKLELADRIDALRKNSASLFVSLPGREATYGGCLAAGRGFIHLSPEGFVEPCPFAPFSVHNLKETSLREALESEFLKVLKENHMKWKSKDGGCGLWSNREWVESVRQSTTVEKEAIQETVSLTS; from the coding sequence ATGAGCAATTGGAACATTCTCTTCAACGATTCGCTAAGAAATTTCTTTGGAACAGCTATCAAAATTGCCGTCAAGAACCCTGCACAGATCGCCTTCATGGCCAAGACAGCAAAGAATCAGCGTGAGGCTGCCGCTGTAAGAGATCGTTTTGAAGCCGAAGGGCTGCACGTTCCTCCGGTCATGATAGCCAGCATTACCAGCAAGTGCAACCTCAATTGTGTGGGATGTTATTCGAACGCCAAGAAACTCAGAACTGACAGAGAGATCACTGCCTCACACTTCAGGAGCATCCTTGAGCAGTCTGTAGAGCTTGGAATATCCATTGTTCTCATGGCAGGAGGCGAACCCTTCATGAGGAAAGATATTCTCCAAACTGCCGCAGAGTTTCCGCAGATTCTCTTTCCTGTTTTCACAAACGGCACTATGATCGACGATAACACGGTCGAATGGCTCAAAGAACACAGAAATATCGTCCCGATTGTCAGCATAGAGGGAAATGAAGGAGACACAGACACTAGAAGAGGGGCCGGCATATACAGGAATGCTCTTGAAGTCATTGCCAGCCTTAAAGAGAGCGGGTCTTTCTTTGGAGTCTCTATTACGGCGACTTCTCAAAATCACATTAAGATAACGGAGAGAAGATTCGTAAATAACGTTGTGAAACTTGGAGCGAAACTAGTATTCTACATAGAATTTGTTCCGCTCACTCCGGGCACTATGAATCTAGTGCTTAATCAAGAACAGAAGCTTGAACTCGCAGACAGGATAGACGCTCTGAGGAAGAATAGCGCAAGTCTATTCGTTTCTCTGCCTGGCAGGGAAGCGACTTATGGGGGATGTCTCGCTGCAGGGAGAGGGTTCATACACCTCAGTCCCGAAGGATTTGTGGAGCCCTGTCCATTTGCTCCGTTCTCGGTTCACAACTTGAAGGAGACGAGCTTGAGAGAAGCGCTGGAATCGGAGTTCCTGAAGGTGCTCAAGGAAAATCACATGAAATGGAAGTCGAAGGATGGCGGATGCGGACTCTGGTCCAACAGAGAATGGGTGGAGAGTGTTCGACAATCGACGACAGTAGAGAAGGAAGCGATCCAGGAAACAGTATCGCTCACTTCCTGA
- a CDS encoding serine hydrolase domain-containing protein: MTGKNISCLFEDLGSTGVAVGVFKEGEVILKETFGLANEEQKIPVKTCSIFHIGSVSKQFTAMCIALLEEKSLDVSRRITDFFPDLGSHAAEIRILDLIHMTNGLPDLYKVSQYILGLRESDYLTSTEAYNLLRNLRWLEFEPGKRWAYGNSGYILLGRLVEKVTGSTLNEFAAREIFSPLGMTNTFFREDNTRLIKNVVDGYCEYEYLHSKSFRLPSCEPGRLSKALDLMECTGAGQLWSTIDDLLIWERAFHKKMIGEDPEKLSEKIISPAKLNNGNRCDYGYGLFLTKRKGKTVVMHEGGSLGFNAAIYRIPSESLSVVVLANRNDFLHRMLVKLGIEIYEAIADWVLGEDSACLDSKDEGTKPEELSEDWLEEMKEGDKWFADRKSAQICRLFVEEGFLKLDMNGERVHVLLPLRGLRFEEMDREFEGEIFRENGEKGLLLTNHSGAVWFRPFEKRLSKCDLQEYCGRYYCRDIDTGYDLYATERGLLFSNTNAHHDAMNFEYRPAVKDLFFTYAPPYLSCYFGVEFLRDRDQDVEAFVFRDYDNDGREFLKFAKIH, translated from the coding sequence ATGACTGGAAAAAATATCAGTTGTTTGTTCGAAGACCTTGGAAGCACTGGAGTTGCCGTGGGTGTCTTCAAAGAAGGAGAAGTAATCCTAAAAGAGACTTTTGGGCTAGCAAATGAAGAACAGAAAATCCCCGTTAAGACTTGCAGTATCTTTCACATTGGTTCTGTGAGCAAGCAGTTCACGGCAATGTGCATCGCTCTGCTTGAAGAGAAGTCGCTCGATGTGTCTAGAAGAATAACCGACTTCTTCCCTGATCTTGGAAGTCATGCAGCAGAGATAAGAATCCTCGATCTGATACACATGACAAACGGCCTCCCGGATCTATACAAGGTTTCGCAGTACATCTTAGGCTTAAGAGAGAGTGACTATCTGACTTCGACAGAAGCGTATAACCTTCTAAGAAACCTTCGATGGCTTGAGTTCGAGCCTGGCAAAAGGTGGGCATACGGCAATTCAGGTTACATTCTTCTCGGTAGGCTGGTCGAAAAAGTGACAGGATCGACATTGAATGAATTCGCAGCAAGAGAGATCTTCTCCCCATTAGGAATGACGAACACTTTTTTCAGAGAAGACAATACTAGACTTATAAAGAATGTAGTTGATGGCTACTGCGAATACGAATATCTGCATTCCAAGTCTTTCAGATTGCCTTCATGCGAACCGGGGAGGCTCTCAAAAGCTCTCGATCTAATGGAGTGCACAGGAGCAGGTCAATTATGGAGCACAATTGATGATCTTCTCATTTGGGAAAGGGCCTTCCACAAGAAGATGATTGGCGAAGATCCGGAGAAGTTGTCGGAGAAGATCATTTCTCCGGCGAAACTGAACAACGGCAATCGGTGCGACTACGGTTACGGTCTATTCTTGACCAAGAGAAAGGGTAAGACGGTTGTCATGCACGAGGGAGGAAGCCTAGGATTTAACGCTGCCATTTACAGGATACCTTCCGAATCCCTTTCTGTTGTTGTTCTGGCGAATCGTAACGACTTCCTTCACAGGATGCTGGTGAAACTCGGCATCGAGATCTACGAAGCAATTGCCGACTGGGTTCTTGGAGAAGATTCGGCGTGTCTTGACAGCAAAGACGAAGGCACAAAACCTGAAGAACTTTCTGAAGATTGGCTTGAAGAGATGAAGGAAGGCGACAAGTGGTTTGCCGATAGAAAGAGCGCTCAAATCTGCAGGCTTTTCGTTGAGGAGGGCTTCCTCAAGCTAGATATGAACGGTGAAAGGGTACATGTATTATTGCCCCTGAGAGGACTCCGATTCGAAGAGATGGATCGTGAGTTTGAAGGGGAAATCTTCCGGGAGAATGGAGAGAAAGGGCTTCTATTAACAAATCACAGCGGTGCAGTTTGGTTCAGACCATTCGAGAAGAGACTTTCAAAATGTGATCTCCAAGAGTACTGTGGAAGATACTATTGTCGTGATATTGACACAGGTTACGATCTCTATGCAACCGAAAGAGGCCTGCTATTTTCCAACACGAATGCGCACCACGATGCTATGAATTTCGAATACCGGCCCGCCGTCAAGGATCTTTTCTTCACCTATGCACCACCTTATCTGAGCTGCTATTTTGGCGTTGAGTTCCTAAGGGACAGGGATCAAGACGTTGAGGCTTTTGTGTTCAGGGACTACGACAATGATGGGAGGGAGTTCTTGAAATTCGCAAAGATTCATTGA